The Deinococcus koreensis genome window below encodes:
- a CDS encoding DUF3592 domain-containing protein translates to MKGKRGFLWVAFTGVAVVGTIWSLSQGEMWLAILCIVLFCVGLLGILSSGTHPHPAPARSSTLPPEGRDEKSVMLHESHDSWVRPQAEGGAEPVLFIIPFVEVVLGAFSFIYLVQGAILLPIWLFGLPTNVRTMAWSPVQARVIDASGETCGKSKNGSSHRLTVTYRYQGQTYVAASRSNLNAFVPTLPPGTRLGVVSPYGAGWNLRVYHKDCGQDVKNWISYPVQQVYINPRQPNQAVVHRGVHWPQNTALSLGRGLVLLWFTLSLFSLTIGLPLKDVLFPWKVAKAFMPFTRG, encoded by the coding sequence ATGAAAGGGAAGCGGGGCTTCTTGTGGGTTGCATTCACTGGAGTTGCAGTTGTCGGGACAATTTGGAGCCTCAGCCAAGGAGAGATGTGGTTGGCGATTTTGTGCATTGTGCTGTTCTGTGTTGGTCTGCTCGGGATCCTGAGCTCAGGAACTCATCCCCATCCTGCTCCGGCTAGATCGTCCACGCTCCCACCTGAGGGGCGTGACGAAAAAAGCGTCATGCTACACGAGTCCCATGATTCCTGGGTTCGTCCTCAAGCTGAAGGTGGTGCTGAACCAGTCCTGTTCATTATTCCCTTTGTTGAAGTCGTGTTAGGGGCGTTCAGTTTTATCTATCTTGTCCAAGGTGCCATTCTTCTGCCGATCTGGCTCTTCGGTCTTCCTACCAATGTGAGGACAATGGCTTGGAGCCCGGTTCAAGCACGGGTCATTGACGCTTCGGGAGAGACATGCGGGAAATCGAAGAATGGAAGTTCTCACCGTCTCACAGTGACGTATCGCTATCAGGGGCAGACCTATGTTGCTGCGAGCCGTAGTAACCTTAACGCTTTTGTCCCTACGCTCCCACCCGGCACACGTTTGGGCGTCGTTTCTCCTTATGGTGCGGGGTGGAACTTAAGAGTCTATCACAAAGACTGCGGGCAGGACGTCAAGAACTGGATTTCTTACCCAGTACAACAGGTCTATATTAATCCCCGCCAACCCAACCAGGCGGTTGTGCACCGAGGCGTCCACTGGCCACAGAACACAGCACTGTCTCTTGGACGTGGACTCGTGCTGCTGTGGTTCACTCTGTCGCTCTTTTCACTCACAATCGGACTGCCTTTGAAAGACGTGCTGTTCCCCTGGAAGGTGGCCAAAGCTTTTATGCCGTTCACACGTGGCTAG
- a CDS encoding TetR/AcrR family transcriptional regulator, with protein sequence MDSSSLRERQKERRRARIYTVAIDLFKRGGFQTTTATDIARASNVSRGTFFNYYPYKEAVLLDYGSEVMDRLREHAESRLQEGAAPLSVLYEVWDRLADENTRERDLFPPLAYEVMNPNPERARTAYQALPLSKVIELILRPLHQSGQMRTDLSLLRISNLIADTYLMVALRWSAYGTERPLQDEMRLALNLLLDGAVKREAGRN encoded by the coding sequence ATGGATTCCTCGTCCCTGCGTGAGCGTCAGAAGGAGCGGCGCCGCGCCCGCATCTACACCGTGGCGATTGACCTGTTCAAGCGGGGCGGCTTCCAGACCACCACGGCCACCGACATCGCGCGGGCCAGCAACGTGTCACGCGGGACGTTCTTCAACTACTACCCCTACAAGGAAGCCGTGCTGCTCGACTACGGCTCCGAGGTCATGGATCGCCTGCGCGAGCACGCCGAGAGCCGCCTGCAGGAAGGCGCCGCGCCCCTGAGCGTGCTGTACGAGGTCTGGGATCGCCTGGCCGACGAGAACACCCGCGAACGCGACCTGTTCCCGCCGCTGGCCTACGAGGTCATGAACCCCAACCCCGAACGCGCCCGCACCGCGTATCAGGCCCTGCCGCTGAGCAAGGTGATCGAGCTGATCCTGCGCCCCCTGCACCAGTCGGGGCAGATGCGGACGGATCTGAGCCTGCTGCGGATCAGCAACCTGATCGCCGACACCTACCTGATGGTCGCCCTGCGCTGGAGCGCCTACGGCACCGAGCGCCCGCTGCAGGACGAGATGCGGCTGGCCCTGAACCTGCTGCTGGACGGCGCCGTGAAAAGGGAAGCCGGACGGAACTGA
- the ppgK gene encoding polyphosphate--glucose phosphotransferase — protein MSVILGIDIGGSGIKGAPVDTDTGQLLSERYRIPTPEGARPADVQGVVRQLVDHFALPGAVGVTFPGIVQHGHILSAANVDKAWIGLDADAAFTGATGRDIHLINDADAAGLAEAKFGAGAGVKGTVLVLTFGTGIGSALILDGVLVPNTELGHLWLRDKHAETWASDRARERDDLNWKQWAKRVSSYLQHLELLFSPDLFIIGGGVSKRPERWLPALTVSRSRVVPAQLQNEAGIIGAAMMAAQAVPGVAEPAVPASSRPAKPAAAVTAPMKSAAVKKAASKPATPRK, from the coding sequence ATGAGTGTGATCCTGGGCATCGACATTGGCGGCAGCGGCATCAAGGGCGCACCCGTAGACACCGACACCGGCCAGCTGCTGAGCGAGCGCTACCGCATCCCCACGCCCGAGGGCGCGCGGCCCGCCGACGTGCAGGGGGTCGTGCGGCAGCTCGTGGATCACTTCGCCCTGCCCGGCGCGGTGGGCGTGACCTTTCCCGGCATCGTGCAGCACGGCCATATCCTCAGCGCCGCTAATGTGGACAAGGCCTGGATCGGCCTGGACGCCGACGCCGCCTTCACGGGGGCCACCGGGCGCGACATCCACCTCATCAATGACGCCGACGCCGCCGGGCTGGCCGAGGCGAAATTCGGCGCGGGGGCCGGCGTGAAGGGCACGGTGCTGGTGCTCACCTTCGGCACCGGGATCGGCAGCGCCCTGATCCTGGACGGCGTGCTGGTGCCCAACACCGAGCTGGGCCACCTGTGGCTGCGCGACAAACACGCCGAGACCTGGGCCTCGGACCGGGCGCGGGAACGCGACGACCTGAACTGGAAGCAGTGGGCCAAGCGGGTCAGCTCCTACCTGCAGCACCTGGAACTGCTGTTCAGCCCGGATCTGTTCATTATCGGCGGCGGGGTCAGCAAACGGCCCGAGAGGTGGCTGCCGGCCTTGACCGTGAGCCGCAGCCGGGTCGTGCCCGCCCAGCTGCAGAACGAGGCCGGGATCATCGGGGCCGCCATGATGGCCGCGCAGGCGGTTCCGGGCGTGGCAGAGCCGGCTGTACCTGCGTCGTCCCGTCCGGCAAAGCCAGCTGCGGCCGTGACGGCGCCCATGAAGAGTGCTGCGGTGAAAAAGGCGGCGTCCAAACCGGCAACGCCCCGGAAGTAG
- a CDS encoding sporulation protein gives MGFLKRMMAAVGVGGARVDARLESASVRVGEQVSGVVVIQGGSVDQRIERINLGVATRYRHEDSYVTHQLSKQAVVPGFELRAGETREFPFALPVPLNTPLSLPGTQVWLATDADIAGAADPGDQDFLQVLPSREQEILIGAAQRLGFQLSGSEVEYHRGQIVQELAFRPPYGQYRIAEIEMMMLPSGGGLEVILEVDRRATGLASMFTSEFEQRGRWHLAAQTLAAGPDVVARELEQRIRALM, from the coding sequence ATGGGATTCCTGAAACGAATGATGGCGGCGGTCGGTGTGGGTGGCGCGCGGGTCGATGCTCGCCTGGAGAGCGCCAGCGTGCGGGTGGGCGAACAGGTCTCGGGCGTGGTGGTGATCCAGGGGGGCAGCGTGGATCAGCGCATCGAGCGCATCAACCTGGGCGTCGCCACGCGCTATAGGCACGAAGACAGCTACGTGACCCACCAGCTGTCCAAGCAGGCGGTGGTGCCGGGCTTCGAGCTCAGGGCCGGCGAGACCCGGGAGTTCCCCTTCGCCCTCCCGGTGCCGCTGAACACGCCGCTGAGCCTGCCCGGCACGCAGGTCTGGCTGGCCACCGACGCCGATATCGCGGGCGCCGCCGACCCCGGCGACCAGGACTTCCTGCAGGTGCTGCCCAGCCGCGAACAGGAGATCCTGATCGGCGCCGCCCAGCGCCTGGGCTTCCAGCTCTCGGGCAGCGAGGTCGAGTACCACCGGGGCCAGATCGTGCAGGAACTGGCCTTTCGCCCGCCCTACGGCCAGTACCGCATCGCCGAGATCGAGATGATGATGCTGCCCTCTGGCGGCGGCCTGGAGGTGATTCTGGAGGTGGACAGGCGCGCCACCGGCCTGGCGAGCATGTTCACCTCCGAGTTCGAGCAGCGGGGGCGCTGGCATCTTGCGGCCCAGACCCTGGCCGCCGGGCCGGACGTGGTGGCCCGCGAACTGGAGCAGAGGATCAGGGCACTGATGTAG
- the pdxH gene encoding pyridoxamine 5'-phosphate oxidase — protein MTDLTSMRVSYTQGSLRRADLKADPLAQFQGWLEDALRADLPEPYALQLATADASGRPSVRTVLLRGAGPGGLSFYSNFESHKGRDLAANPQAEMIFYWAALERQVRAYGPVSRLPDSEADAYFHVRPRDSQLAAHASDPQSAPIADRNALEAKFAALSAQYPEGTVIPRPAFWGGYRVQVQEWEFWQGRQGRMHDRFRYVRAGEGWQIDRLMP, from the coding sequence ATGACTGACCTCACCTCCATGCGCGTCTCGTACACGCAAGGGTCGTTGCGGCGGGCCGACCTGAAGGCTGATCCGCTCGCGCAGTTCCAGGGCTGGCTGGAAGACGCGCTGCGGGCGGATCTACCCGAGCCCTACGCGCTGCAGCTGGCGACCGCCGACGCCTCGGGGCGGCCCTCCGTCCGCACCGTGCTGCTGCGGGGGGCGGGCCCCGGGGGGCTGAGCTTCTACTCCAATTTCGAGTCGCACAAGGGGCGCGATCTGGCGGCCAATCCGCAGGCCGAGATGATCTTCTACTGGGCCGCGCTGGAGCGGCAGGTGCGCGCCTATGGCCCGGTGTCGCGCCTCCCCGATAGCGAGGCCGACGCCTACTTCCACGTCCGTCCACGGGACAGCCAGCTCGCCGCGCACGCCAGCGACCCGCAGAGTGCGCCGATTGCCGACCGGAACGCGCTGGAGGCGAAGTTCGCCGCGCTGTCGGCCCAGTACCCGGAGGGCACCGTCATTCCCCGCCCGGCCTTCTGGGGCGGCTACCGAGTGCAGGTGCAGGAGTGGGAATTCTGGCAGGGCCGCCAGGGCCGGATGCACGACCGCTTCCGGTATGTGCGGGCCGGGGAAGGCTGGCAGATCGACCGCCTGATGCCGTGA
- a CDS encoding amidohydrolase family protein produces MTLPADPHTPRLLVCDLLYTGLGGAQSPGAVVVVGETVAATGHPDELRRQYPQATEEHVGGVIAPPPVNAHTHLDMSAYDFQALPYFRWLPEVVVAQRELRGVAGALAGVQELARLGVGGVGDIVYSPEVMDALLERGDLSGVLYFEVLGAFPEQAEERFAQVRARIEGWRGRLGPDRLGSDRLRLGLTPHTPFTVSSRLMRLVTDYAAGEGLPLQIHVAEHPSELELFATGGGPLWEHRLRPFMPETFAQVIGREPEAGLTPVRYLDELGVLAHRPTLIHMVNVTPDDISRVARAGCAVVTCPRSNHHLECGTFPWAAFAAAGVEVALGTDSVASGESLDVREDVAFARTLYPALDPRVIVRAAVKGGHRVLGSRAPFIRRGEAWSERYVWNQVW; encoded by the coding sequence ATGACCCTTCCGGCCGATCCCCACACCCCCCGCCTGCTCGTGTGCGACCTGCTGTACACCGGGCTGGGCGGGGCGCAATCACCGGGAGCGGTGGTCGTGGTGGGGGAGACCGTCGCCGCGACCGGGCATCCGGACGAGCTGCGCCGCCAGTACCCGCAGGCCACCGAGGAGCATGTGGGCGGCGTGATCGCCCCGCCGCCCGTGAACGCCCACACGCACCTGGACATGAGCGCCTACGACTTCCAGGCCCTGCCGTACTTCCGCTGGCTGCCGGAAGTCGTGGTCGCCCAGCGCGAGCTGCGGGGCGTGGCCGGCGCGCTGGCGGGCGTACAGGAGCTGGCGCGGCTTGGGGTCGGCGGCGTGGGCGATATCGTGTACTCCCCGGAGGTCATGGACGCCCTGCTGGAGAGAGGCGACCTCAGCGGCGTGCTGTATTTCGAGGTGCTGGGCGCCTTTCCCGAGCAGGCCGAGGAGCGCTTTGCCCAGGTGCGTGCCCGCATCGAGGGCTGGCGTGGGCGCCTGGGCCCGGATCGGCTGGGTTCGGATCGCCTGCGCCTGGGCCTCACCCCCCACACGCCGTTCACCGTCAGTTCCCGCCTGATGCGTCTGGTCACCGACTACGCGGCGGGTGAGGGCCTGCCCCTGCAGATCCACGTGGCCGAGCACCCCAGTGAGCTGGAACTGTTCGCCACCGGCGGCGGCCCGCTGTGGGAGCACCGCCTCCGTCCCTTCATGCCCGAGACCTTCGCCCAGGTTATCGGCCGTGAGCCGGAAGCGGGCCTGACCCCCGTGCGGTATCTCGACGAACTGGGCGTCCTCGCGCATCGGCCCACGCTGATCCACATGGTCAACGTGACCCCGGACGACATCTCACGGGTGGCGAGAGCGGGCTGCGCGGTCGTGACCTGCCCGCGCTCCAACCATCATCTGGAGTGCGGCACCTTCCCCTGGGCGGCCTTCGCGGCGGCGGGGGTGGAGGTCGCGCTGGGCACCGACTCGGTCGCCAGCGGGGAGTCGCTGGACGTGCGCGAGGACGTGGCGTTCGCCCGCACGCTGTACCCCGCCCTCGATCCCCGCGTGATCGTGCGCGCGGCGGTCAAGGGCGGCCACCGCGTGCTGGGCAGCCGCGCGCCCTTCATCCGGCGAGGCGAGGCATGGTCGGAGCGCTATGTCTGGAATCAGGTTTGGTAG
- a CDS encoding ATP cone domain-containing protein, protein MTQPELRIGTPRHAFPFSRGLVVESLVNAGATASGAAAAGRRVEQQLRLARRTLVSPAELQALLVEIARDVSGPEVAEAAARQIPAFVDILVTAKKGHLPFSRGVLARTLEDTGLTGREAYATASAVDVQLRQSGVRTLSAEDIDALTEQVLSESYGEHLRLTYRYLRQNRGKLGVLSGEGVPAPFSKGILVQSMLAAGVAPDVARKVARITQRELRGTEDRVVTSSAIREKVETLLRDEVGPDISARYRLLRVIRRPPRPVIVLLGGVSGTGKSFLAAEIAYRLGIARVVSTDSIREVMRAMVSPALLPTLHASTFNAWEALLPPGTRRPEQAGREALLAGFRDQVQQVSVGLNAVVQRSVQEGSSLVLEGVHLVPGYLRAEAFAGALVIPMLVSLPDEQEHRRHFQSRDEETAASRPMHRYMGYFREIRMMQEELENLARQQDVPLLDGLTLDESADQAVDVVLRRVMIALTAQERAALLGEELTDAALGVPGAAER, encoded by the coding sequence ATCACCCAACCGGAACTTCGCATCGGCACGCCGCGCCACGCCTTCCCCTTCAGCCGGGGCCTGGTCGTGGAATCGCTGGTCAACGCCGGGGCGACGGCCAGTGGGGCCGCCGCTGCCGGACGCCGGGTCGAGCAGCAGCTCCGGCTGGCCCGCCGCACCCTGGTCAGCCCGGCTGAGCTGCAGGCCCTGCTGGTCGAGATCGCCCGCGACGTCTCCGGCCCGGAGGTCGCCGAGGCCGCCGCGCGCCAGATCCCGGCCTTCGTGGACATCCTGGTCACGGCCAAGAAGGGGCACCTGCCGTTCAGCCGGGGCGTGCTGGCCCGCACCCTGGAAGACACGGGCCTGACCGGCCGCGAGGCCTACGCCACCGCCAGCGCCGTGGACGTGCAGCTGCGCCAGAGCGGCGTGCGTACCCTGAGCGCCGAGGACATCGACGCCCTGACCGAGCAGGTGCTCTCCGAGAGCTACGGCGAGCACCTGCGGCTGACCTACCGCTACCTGCGGCAGAACCGGGGCAAGCTGGGTGTGCTGAGCGGCGAGGGGGTGCCCGCCCCCTTCTCCAAGGGGATTCTGGTGCAGTCCATGCTGGCCGCCGGGGTGGCGCCGGACGTGGCCCGTAAGGTGGCGCGCATCACGCAGCGTGAGCTGCGCGGCACCGAAGACCGGGTGGTGACCAGCAGCGCCATCCGTGAGAAGGTCGAGACCCTGCTGCGCGACGAGGTCGGCCCGGACATCAGCGCCCGCTACCGGCTGCTGCGCGTGATCCGCCGCCCGCCGCGCCCGGTGATCGTGCTGCTGGGCGGCGTGAGCGGCACCGGCAAGAGCTTCCTGGCCGCCGAGATCGCCTACCGCCTGGGGATCGCGCGGGTGGTCAGCACGGACTCGATCCGCGAGGTCATGCGCGCCATGGTCTCGCCCGCCCTGCTGCCGACCCTGCACGCCAGCACCTTCAACGCCTGGGAAGCGCTGTTGCCCCCCGGCACCCGCCGTCCCGAGCAGGCCGGGCGCGAGGCGCTGCTGGCCGGCTTCCGCGATCAGGTGCAGCAGGTCAGCGTGGGGCTGAACGCCGTGGTGCAGAGAAGCGTGCAGGAGGGCAGTTCCCTGGTGCTGGAGGGCGTGCATCTGGTGCCCGGCTACCTGCGCGCCGAGGCCTTCGCCGGGGCGCTGGTCATTCCCATGCTGGTCTCGCTGCCCGACGAGCAGGAGCACCGCCGGCATTTCCAGTCGCGCGACGAGGAAACCGCCGCGAGCCGCCCCATGCACCGCTACATGGGCTACTTCCGCGAGATCCGCATGATGCAAGAAGAGCTGGAGAACCTGGCCCGGCAGCAGGACGTGCCCCTGCTCGACGGTCTGACCCTGGATGAAAGCGCCGATCAGGCGGTGGACGTGGTGCTGCGCCGCGTGATGATCGCCCTGACCGCCCAGGAGCGCGCGGCCCTGCTGGGCGAGGAGCTGACCGACGCCGCACTGGGCGTCCCGGGAGCAGCCGAGCGGTAG
- a CDS encoding DNA-formamidopyrimidine glycosylase gives MPELPEVETTRRKIEPLLRGRTILRVEHDAPHKYRDTHLAVGRRVQGLSRRGKYLMLQLAAQGAAEGDPHDLEFIVHLGMTGGFRLERGKHTRVILETDAGLLHFDDARRFGKMAVVLPGEYASMPTLAAMGPEPLSDDFHEAPFVALARTAPAVKPWLLSQKPVSGVGNIYADEALWMAKIHPAQTRLSAPEARRLYHAIREVMGRAVEAGGSTLGDGVSNYRQHDGEAGAFQFAHNAYARNGHPCPRCGTEIVKTVLAQRGTHYCPKCQQLRAESRGQRAEGETDV, from the coding sequence ATGCCGGAACTGCCGGAAGTCGAGACCACCCGTCGCAAGATCGAGCCGCTGCTGCGCGGGCGCACCATCCTGCGCGTGGAGCACGATGCGCCGCACAAGTACCGCGACACGCACCTGGCCGTGGGGCGCCGCGTGCAGGGCCTCTCGCGCCGGGGCAAATACCTGATGCTGCAGCTGGCCGCGCAAGGCGCCGCCGAGGGCGACCCGCACGACCTGGAGTTCATCGTGCACCTGGGCATGACCGGGGGCTTCCGGCTGGAGCGCGGCAAGCACACGCGCGTGATCCTGGAAACCGACGCGGGGCTGCTGCATTTCGACGACGCCCGGAGATTTGGCAAGATGGCGGTCGTGCTCCCCGGCGAGTACGCCTCCATGCCCACCCTGGCCGCGATGGGCCCCGAACCCCTCTCTGACGACTTCCACGAGGCGCCCTTCGTGGCCCTGGCGCGCACGGCCCCGGCGGTCAAACCCTGGCTGCTGTCGCAGAAGCCGGTCAGCGGCGTGGGCAACATCTACGCCGACGAGGCGCTGTGGATGGCGAAGATCCACCCCGCCCAGACCCGCCTGAGCGCGCCCGAGGCCAGGCGCCTGTACCACGCCATCCGCGAGGTGATGGGCCGGGCGGTGGAGGCCGGTGGCAGCACCCTGGGCGACGGGGTGAGCAACTACCGGCAGCACGACGGCGAGGCCGGAGCGTTCCAGTTCGCCCATAACGCCTATGCCCGCAACGGCCACCCCTGCCCGCGCTGCGGCACCGAGATCGTGAAGACCGTGCTGGCGCAGCGGGGCACGCACTATTGCCCGAAGTGCCAGCAGCTTCGCGCAGAGAGCCGAGGGCAGAGAGCAGAGGGCGAGACCGATGTGTAG
- a CDS encoding organic hydroperoxide resistance protein produces the protein MSNLYTAEASATGGRAGTTKSSDGRLDLPLSVPASIGGDDGPGTNPEQLFAAGYAACFQGALGVIARRQKIELSDQSTITARVGLQRSGLGFGLDIELEGHFPGLSPEQGLELMHAAHGVCPYSVATRGNVDVRLSVR, from the coding sequence ATGAGTAACCTTTACACCGCCGAAGCCTCGGCCACGGGCGGCCGCGCCGGCACGACGAAAAGCAGCGACGGGCGCCTCGACCTGCCGCTGAGCGTGCCCGCCAGCATCGGCGGCGACGACGGCCCCGGCACCAACCCGGAACAGCTGTTCGCCGCCGGCTACGCGGCCTGCTTCCAGGGCGCGCTGGGCGTGATCGCCCGCCGCCAGAAGATCGAACTCAGCGACCAGAGCACCATCACCGCGCGGGTGGGGTTGCAGCGCAGCGGCCTGGGCTTCGGGCTGGACATTGAACTGGAGGGCCACTTCCCCGGCCTGAGCCCCGAGCAGGGTCTGGAACTCATGCACGCCGCGCATGGGGTGTGCCCCTACTCGGTTGCCACGCGCGGCAACGTGGACGTGCGCCTCAGCGTCCGCTGA
- the secA gene encoding preprotein translocase subunit SecA encodes MFRVLNKLFDNNQRDVAQIVKTIVQPVNALEEETMKVEDLAAAFMELRRRVQEGGESLDDVIIPAFALIREAGRRSIGKRHYDVQLIGGYALHKGRIAEMRTGEGKTLVASLALALNALEGRGCHLVTVNDYLARVGAEENGLLFRTLGLTVGLSSRELQPAQKQAAYACDITYVTNSELGFDYLRDNMAQSREALSLRADFPLNFAIVDEVDSILIDEARTPLIISGAAEKATDLYYVYAKLIRRLKKGLPAEPGVRTEPTEDYTIDEKSKQVHLTEQGISKIERLLSLNDLYSPESMEKAHMITQAIRAAELYKREKDYIVNAEGEVIIIDEFTGRSMPGRRYGEGLHQAIEAKEGVKIENENQTLATITYQNFFRLYSKFAGMTGTAKTEEKEFLDIYGSDVLVIPTNRPVIRKDAEDLVYRSKMGKYRAVVEEVKTMNASGRPILIGTASIVTSEQLSGLLTDAGIPHSVLNAKFEAQEASIIAQAGRSGTVTIATNMAGRGTDIKLGGDSESIIGESIEQQLGISRFSPEAENFIKAISREDPEAAHLGTLIPGITPEFIAQAQQLHADVKADHERVKELGGLHIVGTERHESRRIDNQLRGRAGRQGDPGSSRFYVSFEDDLMRLFANDRVVAMMDRLGMDDTQPIEAKMVTGAIEKAQARVEDRNFSTRKQLLEFDNVMSKQRDTVYAQRREVLLGPDEDVEESTEGMIADFVDMQLATYVPIEQNADAWDIEGLQTAVLDAVPQLEGFDFEGLRSRTPAEVQNALLQAVADAYDARKDELGPTMLNSLARYVLLQVVDQHWKEHLHSMDVLRQGIGLRGYGQRDPFTEYKFEATNMFNEMIDTLKGEVTKFVFRMQFGQSA; translated from the coding sequence ATGTTCCGTGTCCTGAACAAATTGTTTGATAACAACCAGCGTGATGTGGCGCAGATCGTGAAGACGATTGTCCAGCCCGTCAATGCCCTGGAAGAAGAGACCATGAAGGTCGAAGATCTCGCCGCCGCGTTCATGGAGCTGCGCCGCCGTGTCCAGGAGGGAGGGGAATCCCTGGATGACGTGATCATTCCGGCCTTCGCGCTGATCCGCGAGGCCGGGCGCCGCTCGATCGGGAAACGCCATTACGACGTGCAGCTCATCGGCGGCTACGCCCTGCACAAGGGCCGCATCGCCGAGATGAGAACCGGCGAGGGCAAGACGCTGGTGGCCTCCCTGGCGCTGGCGCTCAACGCGCTGGAAGGCCGGGGCTGCCACCTCGTGACCGTGAACGATTACCTCGCGCGGGTGGGGGCCGAGGAGAACGGCCTGCTGTTCCGCACGCTGGGCCTCACCGTGGGCCTGTCGAGCCGCGAACTGCAGCCCGCGCAGAAGCAGGCCGCCTACGCCTGCGACATCACGTACGTGACCAACTCGGAACTGGGCTTCGACTACCTGCGCGACAACATGGCCCAGAGCCGTGAAGCGCTCTCGCTGCGCGCCGACTTCCCCCTGAACTTCGCCATCGTGGATGAGGTGGACTCGATCCTGATCGACGAGGCCCGCACGCCGCTGATCATCTCTGGCGCCGCCGAGAAGGCGACGGACCTGTACTACGTGTACGCCAAGCTGATCCGCCGCCTGAAAAAGGGCCTGCCCGCCGAGCCCGGAGTCCGCACCGAGCCGACCGAGGACTACACCATCGACGAGAAGAGCAAGCAGGTGCACCTGACCGAGCAGGGCATCTCCAAGATCGAGCGGCTGCTGTCCCTGAACGACCTGTACAGCCCCGAGAGCATGGAAAAGGCCCACATGATCACCCAGGCCATCCGCGCCGCCGAGCTGTACAAGCGCGAGAAGGACTACATCGTGAATGCCGAGGGCGAGGTCATCATCATCGACGAGTTCACCGGGCGCTCGATGCCGGGCCGCCGCTACGGCGAGGGCCTGCACCAGGCCATCGAGGCCAAGGAGGGCGTGAAGATCGAGAACGAGAACCAGACGCTCGCGACCATCACGTACCAGAACTTCTTCCGGCTGTACAGCAAGTTCGCCGGCATGACCGGCACCGCCAAGACCGAGGAGAAGGAATTCCTCGACATCTACGGCAGCGACGTGCTGGTGATCCCCACCAACCGCCCCGTGATCCGCAAGGACGCCGAGGATCTGGTCTACCGCTCCAAGATGGGCAAGTACCGCGCGGTGGTCGAGGAAGTGAAGACCATGAACGCCTCGGGGCGGCCCATCCTGATCGGCACCGCCTCCATCGTGACCAGCGAGCAGCTCAGCGGCCTGCTCACCGACGCCGGCATCCCGCATTCAGTGCTGAACGCCAAGTTCGAGGCCCAGGAGGCCAGCATCATCGCGCAGGCGGGCCGCAGCGGCACCGTGACCATCGCCACCAACATGGCCGGGCGCGGCACCGACATCAAGCTGGGCGGCGACAGCGAATCGATCATCGGCGAGTCCATCGAGCAGCAGCTGGGCATCAGCCGCTTCTCACCCGAGGCCGAGAACTTCATCAAGGCCATCAGCCGCGAAGACCCGGAGGCCGCGCACCTGGGCACGCTGATCCCCGGCATCACGCCCGAGTTCATCGCCCAGGCCCAGCAGCTGCACGCCGACGTGAAGGCCGACCACGAGCGCGTGAAAGAGCTGGGCGGGCTGCACATCGTCGGCACCGAGCGCCACGAGTCGCGGCGCATCGACAACCAGCTGCGCGGCCGCGCCGGGCGTCAGGGCGATCCGGGCTCCAGCCGCTTCTACGTGTCCTTCGAGGACGACCTGATGCGCCTGTTCGCCAACGACCGCGTGGTCGCCATGATGGACCGGCTCGGCATGGACGACACCCAGCCCATCGAGGCCAAGATGGTCACGGGCGCCATCGAGAAGGCGCAGGCGCGCGTGGAAGACCGCAACTTCAGCACGCGCAAGCAGCTGCTGGAGTTCGACAACGTGATGAGCAAGCAGCGCGACACGGTGTACGCCCAGCGCCGCGAGGTGCTGCTGGGGCCAGACGAGGACGTCGAGGAATCGACCGAGGGCATGATCGCGGACTTCGTGGACATGCAGCTCGCCACCTACGTGCCCATCGAGCAGAACGCCGACGCCTGGGATATCGAGGGTCTGCAGACGGCCGTGCTGGACGCCGTGCCGCAGCTCGAGGGCTTCGATTTCGAGGGTCTGCGCAGCCGCACGCCCGCCGAGGTGCAGAACGCCCTGCTGCAGGCCGTGGCCGACGCCTACGACGCCCGCAAGGACGAGCTGGGGCCGACCATGCTCAATTCCCTGGCGCGCTACGTGCTGCTGCAGGTCGTGGATCAGCACTGGAAGGAGCACCTGCACAGCATGGACGTGCTCCGGCAGGGTATCGGCCTGCGCGGCTACGGCCAGCGCGACCCGTTCACCGAATACAAGTTCGAGGCCACGAACATGTTCAACGAGATGATCGACACCCTGAAGGGCGAGGTCACCAAATTCGTGTTCCGGATGCAGTTCGGCCAGTCGGCCTGA